A genomic region of Rhizobium indicum contains the following coding sequences:
- a CDS encoding response regulator transcription factor: MNSALISNLDLRQENVALPLRIDNPNTSAVPGRHTHSLVILDNRELDRQCLAQCMAAQKADLQILAFGSIEEWKQKRDEYPPLSAILLNVGGKKIDEPTVSEQIRKLSSEFASTPLIVLADSDDFGQIVRALEYGAKGFIPASVSVSVCMELIALSVAGGIFVPASALFAMRHLLDSSNSTARPLSGIFTDRQVEVVEALRRGKANKIIAYELNLRESTVKVHVRNIMKKVKATNRTEVVFKLNDLFLSGGSATNSLC, translated from the coding sequence GTGAATTCAGCACTTATATCGAATTTGGACCTCAGGCAGGAGAACGTAGCTCTTCCCCTCAGGATAGATAATCCGAACACATCTGCCGTGCCGGGAAGACACACGCATTCTCTTGTCATTCTCGATAATCGTGAGCTCGATCGTCAATGCCTGGCGCAATGCATGGCTGCCCAAAAAGCGGATTTGCAGATTCTGGCTTTTGGATCAATTGAGGAGTGGAAGCAGAAGCGCGACGAATATCCTCCGCTTTCGGCAATCCTCTTGAACGTCGGCGGCAAAAAGATCGATGAACCGACCGTTTCGGAGCAAATCCGGAAGCTTTCGTCGGAATTCGCATCGACGCCACTCATCGTATTGGCCGATAGCGACGATTTCGGTCAAATCGTTAGGGCACTTGAGTACGGAGCCAAAGGGTTCATACCCGCCTCAGTCAGCGTCAGCGTCTGTATGGAGCTGATCGCGCTGTCGGTGGCAGGAGGAATTTTTGTGCCTGCAAGCGCCCTGTTTGCCATGCGTCACTTGCTGGACTCGAGCAATTCGACCGCACGCCCGCTATCCGGCATATTCACGGATCGTCAGGTCGAAGTCGTGGAGGCGCTCCGACGCGGAAAGGCAAACAAAATTATCGCTTATGAGCTCAACCTGCGAGAAAGCACTGTAAAGGTGCATGTTCGCAATATTATGAAAAAGGTCAAAGCGACGAACAGAACGGAAGTCGTGTTCAAGCTCAACGATCTTTTTCTTTCGGGCGGCTCTGCGACAAACAGCCTGTGCTGA
- a CDS encoding glycosyltransferase family protein, which translates to MNSNVNDRKPRLVFFQWDHQPNATAAGYLLLHMQQQVKCLATHFDVVVINRDCDYAEICDRYEPDLTLFESGYRSHGSRRIKITNTNTHIAVPKLGLHNADAWCDRRAGFLSDMEQWGIETYFAIATMTPEYMPAVKENLFVWPNFIDPEVYHDYGQQKVIPAMLTGQAYGLYPWRQTVFPMIRDRYPCLVSPQHAYESKLASQLLSGEAYARALNASLIVPTCGTMGGEVVRKHFEIPGANACLVTERTAAVEAAGFVDMENCVFVDGHNVVERLDYLFAHPDEIRRITTAGYSLIHACHTLSHRPQIYQWFMLNKGLQFGEKIIQSGPFGDLTKVQRISKQESVHVVGEASDRALLKQGDLLLEQGRVEEAKQCYARCLDYVSYLPEAKFRLAICALQEGDADRAYDLLVDLVKVTMTEYGALTPDPAEWAYFLLALICRGQFERARRLQDFYPSLSHDEFRRARLVIAQLGGSGDGVVSGRYGRDRKSIHQIPDRSDSDWLAWFSDILERCQQPDLANVLRRAPVGGSNAGEKVTFLHFKRDAGWRLRLYSGVDGLMVRLRLNGLRPNVPPLPEFRYFWHLARGLVPHSQRGPLRRIRTALSRLPMGTGN; encoded by the coding sequence ATGAATAGCAACGTTAATGATCGAAAACCGCGGCTCGTTTTTTTTCAATGGGACCATCAGCCCAATGCGACCGCGGCCGGTTACCTGCTGCTGCACATGCAGCAGCAGGTCAAATGCCTCGCAACACATTTCGATGTCGTCGTCATTAACCGCGACTGCGACTATGCAGAGATATGCGACAGGTACGAGCCGGATCTGACGCTGTTTGAAAGCGGTTATCGGTCGCATGGGTCGCGTCGGATAAAAATCACCAACACCAATACCCATATCGCCGTTCCGAAGCTTGGCCTTCATAACGCCGACGCATGGTGCGATCGACGCGCGGGCTTCCTTTCCGATATGGAGCAGTGGGGCATCGAGACGTATTTCGCGATCGCAACGATGACTCCGGAATATATGCCGGCGGTGAAGGAGAATCTGTTCGTCTGGCCAAATTTCATCGATCCCGAAGTCTACCACGACTATGGCCAGCAAAAGGTCATCCCGGCCATGCTCACAGGTCAGGCCTACGGCCTTTATCCCTGGCGACAGACGGTCTTTCCGATGATCCGCGACCGTTACCCCTGCCTGGTCTCGCCGCAACACGCCTATGAGAGCAAGCTAGCTTCCCAGCTCCTGTCTGGAGAGGCTTATGCGCGCGCGCTCAACGCGAGCCTCATCGTCCCCACATGCGGCACTATGGGCGGCGAGGTCGTACGCAAGCACTTCGAGATTCCCGGGGCAAATGCCTGTCTCGTGACCGAACGCACGGCAGCAGTGGAGGCAGCCGGCTTTGTCGACATGGAAAACTGTGTCTTTGTTGACGGCCACAACGTCGTCGAGCGACTAGATTACCTTTTTGCCCATCCCGACGAAATACGGCGTATCACGACAGCCGGTTACAGTTTGATCCATGCGTGTCATACACTGAGCCACAGGCCGCAAATATATCAGTGGTTCATGCTGAACAAAGGCCTGCAGTTCGGCGAAAAGATCATCCAGTCCGGCCCCTTCGGCGATCTTACAAAGGTCCAGCGGATCTCCAAGCAAGAGAGCGTCCATGTCGTGGGGGAAGCGAGCGATCGCGCTTTGCTGAAGCAGGGCGACCTGCTTCTCGAGCAGGGCAGGGTGGAGGAAGCCAAGCAGTGCTACGCGCGCTGCCTGGACTATGTATCCTACCTGCCCGAAGCCAAATTCCGCCTTGCCATCTGTGCATTGCAGGAGGGCGACGCCGATCGCGCCTATGACCTTCTGGTGGATCTGGTCAAGGTGACCATGACCGAATATGGGGCACTCACCCCGGATCCGGCCGAGTGGGCGTACTTCCTTCTCGCTTTGATCTGCAGAGGCCAGTTTGAGCGGGCGCGGAGGCTGCAAGATTTCTATCCATCTCTATCCCACGACGAATTCAGGCGCGCGCGCCTCGTCATCGCGCAACTCGGTGGCTCAGGCGATGGGGTCGTGTCGGGACGGTATGGCAGGGATCGAAAAAGCATTCATCAGATTCCCGATCGGAGCGATTCCGATTGGCTTGCATGGTTCTCCGATATTCTTGAGCGCTGTCAGCAGCCAGATCTTGCAAATGTTCTTCGTCGCGCTCCCGTCGGCGGAAGCAACGCTGGCGAGAAAGTAACATTTCTACACTTCAAACGTGATGCTGGTTGGCGTCTGCGACTATATTCAGGCGTCGATGGCCTGATGGTCAGACTGCGCCTGAATGGCCTGCGGCCGAATGTACCGCCGCTGCCTGAGTTCCGATATTTCTGGCATCTTGCGCGGGGTCTGGTCCCCCATTCGCAGAGAGGCCCGTTGCGCAGGATCCGAACAGCGCTTTCCAGGCTTCCTATGGGCACCGGCAATTAG
- a CDS encoding UDP-glucuronic acid decarboxylase family protein, whose amino-acid sequence MHGQKRIMVTGGTGFLGSFLCERLLREGNDVLCVDNYYTGSRDNVLHLLDDPRFEVLRHDITFPLYVEVDEIYNLACPASPVHYQHDPVQTVKTNVHGAINMLGLAKRTKAKIFQASTSEVYGDPAVHPQPEEYRGSVNPIGPRACYDEGKRCAETLFFDYHRQYGVEIRVARIFNTYGPRMQTNDGRVVSNFIVQALRNEPITIFGNGRQTRSFCYVDDLIDGFIRLMGAPAGVTGPINLGNPGEFQVRELAEMVVEMTGSKSGIVFKDLPVDDPTQRKPDISRATQQLGWQPKVNLREGLERTIAYFEWKLSGGARNWPSAKSSQEAYPHLASANVELTAPEAIR is encoded by the coding sequence ATGCACGGACAAAAGCGAATTATGGTAACCGGCGGCACCGGGTTTTTGGGATCATTCCTGTGCGAAAGGCTTTTGCGAGAGGGCAATGACGTCCTCTGCGTGGACAATTACTACACCGGTTCGCGCGACAATGTGCTGCATCTTCTTGACGATCCTCGCTTCGAGGTGCTCCGCCATGACATTACCTTCCCGCTCTATGTGGAGGTCGACGAGATTTACAACCTCGCCTGTCCGGCATCTCCGGTCCACTATCAGCACGACCCCGTGCAGACCGTGAAGACCAATGTACACGGGGCCATCAATATGCTCGGCTTGGCAAAACGCACCAAGGCGAAGATCTTCCAGGCATCCACAAGCGAAGTTTATGGCGATCCGGCAGTCCACCCTCAACCCGAGGAGTATCGAGGCAGCGTCAATCCCATAGGACCGCGGGCATGCTATGACGAAGGCAAGCGGTGCGCCGAGACGCTGTTCTTCGACTATCATCGTCAATATGGCGTGGAAATCCGGGTGGCGCGGATCTTCAATACCTACGGTCCGCGCATGCAGACCAATGACGGCCGTGTCGTCTCCAATTTCATCGTTCAGGCGCTTCGAAACGAGCCGATCACCATCTTTGGCAACGGCAGGCAAACACGATCGTTCTGCTATGTAGACGACCTGATCGACGGCTTTATCCGTCTGATGGGCGCGCCCGCTGGGGTCACGGGGCCCATCAATCTCGGCAACCCCGGAGAATTCCAGGTCCGTGAATTGGCGGAAATGGTGGTCGAAATGACCGGATCGAAGTCCGGCATCGTCTTCAAGGATCTGCCAGTTGACGATCCGACACAGCGCAAGCCCGATATCAGCCGCGCAACGCAACAACTGGGCTGGCAGCCGAAGGTGAACCTTCGTGAGGGGCTTGAGAGAACGATCGCTTATTTCGAGTGGAAGCTTTCCGGCGGCGCAAGGAACTGGCCCAGCGCCAAGTCCTCGCAAGAGGCTTATCCGCATCTGGCGTCCGCGAACGTCGAACTCACTGCTCCTGAAGCCATTCGATAG